From the genome of Terriglobia bacterium:
GAGCGCGTGGTCCGCGCTCTCGGCCCGCACCCTCGGCATGGACCTGCCGATCAGCATCGGGCTCCTGACCGGCTTCCTCCACGGCGTGGTCAACACGGTGCGCGGCAGCGGCGAGGTCTACGCCTCCGAGTACCTGCTCCAGATCCGCGATCTCGCCGCGACCTCCGTGGCGGCGAACGGGGACGACGTGCCGGTGCTCGTCCACAAGCGGATCGGCAAGGGAATCCTGATCTACTTCGTCAACGATCCCTCGGACGGCGTCTGGTCGAACCCGACGGACTTCGCCGTCCTGAAGCAGGTGATCGAAAACGCGCTGGAGTTCGGACCCGGCTGGCTCGCGGTCGAGCCTCGATCCGGAACGGTGCCGCCGGGCGAGCGCGTGAGCCTCGAGGTGACATTCGACGCGGCGGGGCTCGCGCCCGGTGATTTCAACGCGGCGGTCGTCGTCCGGAGCAACGATCCCGACGAGCCCGAGGTCCGCGTGCCGACCGCCCTGCACGTCATCGGGGTCCCGGACATCGAGGTGTCTCCCGCGGACCTGGATTTCGGCCAGGTGTTCCTCGGTGTCGGCGCGACGCGCACGCTGACCGTCGCGAACGTCGGCACCGACCACCTGACGGTGAGCGGGATCGCGGTCGACGAGCCCGCCTTCGCGGCCGCTCCGGGGAGCATGAGCCTCGCCCCCGGCCAGTCCGCGCCGCTCTCGGTGACCTTCACGCCGTCGGCGGCGGGAAGGGTCGGCGGAACCTTGACCATCGCGAGCGACGATCCCGACGAGGGGATCGTTCGTGTCGCCCTGGTGGGGCAAGGCGTGACTCCGCCCCGGATCGTGGTGACGCCCCCGTCCATCGCGGACAGCCTGCTGGAGGGACAATCGGAGACTCGGGCTCTGACGATCGCAAACGCGGGCGGCCTCGACCTGCACTGGTCGCTCGGTCTCCATTCGGAGGACGCCGGCCTGGAGGACATCCTCGCCGCCTTGAACGCGAACTACGCCGCGGTGACGGAAGCGATCCCCTCCCGATTCGACTTCACAGGAGGAGAGTCGGGAACGTCGATCGTCGACGGCGGCTATCACATGTACGACGAGGGGAACCTGTTGGGGACGGACCTGGGCAGCCCCATCACCTACTCCGACAACCTCGTCCAGGACAACGGGCTGTTCGGGCCGGGGGGAAGGTTCTTCACCCGCAAGGTTCCGGGGCTGTTCGTCCTGGCCGCCGACCTCGGCGGAATCTCCCGTTTCGAGATCCAGGGGGACCTCGGAGCGGACGATTTCGGCGTGGCGACCGGCACCGTCCTCGAGACCGAGGTCGGAGGGATCGTCTACAGCGGCTACCTGAAGCGGGTCTACCACACGCTCGTGCCGTCGGTCAACCACCTGGTGATCGTCCCGAAGGGCGCCGGGATCTCGCACGAGTTCTCCCACTGGACCAACGACGACGACCACGCGGTCACCGGGCTCCAGGGGACGCGCCGGCTCTTCTTCCTGCTCTTCGCGGGGACGGACGGCTTCTACGTCGACGACGACGCCGCCCTGAGGATCATGAACGCCTTCCTGGCCGCCGTTCCCTCTCCCCCGCTCGTGATCGGGCCGACGGCCGGGACGGTCCCGCCCTCCGGCCGAGCGGACGTCGCGGTCGCGATCGGCGCACCTTGGCTCCGCCGCGGGATCCACCCGTTCTCGATCGACGTCGCGAGCGACGACCCCGTCACTCCCCGCGTCACCGTCCCGGTGACGCTGACGCTGCTCCCCGACTCCGACCGCGACGGGATCGGGGACCCGCAGGACAACTGTCCCGGGACCGCGAACCCGCTGCAGGAGGACGGCGACGGCGACGGATTCGGCGACGCCTGCGACAACTGTCCGGTCACCCCCAATCCCGACCAGGCGGACGCGAACGCGGACGGATCGGGGAACGCCTGCCAACCGGACCTCGTCCTCGCGGGGGTCCGGCAGGACGGGGGCTCCGACCTCACCGTTCGAGCCTGGGCTTCCGACCCGCAGGGAGAGCCCCTCCGAGGGGACATCGGCTTCGTCGACGTCTCCGGGGGAGGCTTCGTCCTGCAGGACGTGGGCGCGACGGGCGACTGCTCGCTGGGCTACTTCCCGGATCCTCCCTCGAGGAAGGGAATCGGGTACGCTAACGTGTCGCTGGGCGCGCCGTACCTCTTCGACCTGGACTCGTTCCTCGGCTGCGACGATTGGGATCCCGACTTCATGCTGGCGCCGGGCGCCTGCGACGACCCGACCGGCGACTTCGATGTGTGGGTCTCGTTGGCCGATCTCACCCTGCCCGCGAACGTCTGCGTCCGGCGATTGGCGGGAACCCCGGAGGCCTTCACGATCACCGTACTCGATTTCGACGCCGACTCGGTGACGTGCAAGCTGGGATCGTTCGGCGGGAGGACCCTCACCATCCCGTTCGCCGGCCGGCTCCCGAGGGAATCCGACATCTCGGCGCTGGCACCCGACACCGCGTATCGGCTCGAGATCACCGCGACGGACGGGAACACGGTCCCGGTGAGGGCCCAGCTGGAGTTCTTGCACCACGCCGAGAGCCGGATGATCATCAACAACCCGCCGCGCGCGGTCATCTCGGTCCCATCCACGACCGAGTGCGACGGTCCGGGCGGCGGGCGCGTGGTCCTGGACGGGTCCGGCTCGCTGGACCCGGACTCCACCGGCGGAACCGGTGGCGACATCGTCGCCTTCGAATGGTCCGAGGAGACGGCGGGGTCCGGTGCAACGCCGCTCGGCTCCGGTCCCGTGATCCAAGTGGTCCTGCCCCGTGGAGACCACACCATCGGCCTCAGGGTGACGGACAGCCGCGGGGAATTCGGGACGGGCGCCGCCACCGTGCGGGTCGAGGACACCCTCCCGCCCTCGCTGTCGTGCCCCGGTCCGGTCACCCTCGAGTGCCAGTCGAGCCGATCGGCGTGGGTGCCGCTGCCGCCGGCGGCCGCGTCCGACGCCTGCGGCGTGGTGACCGTCACCAACAGCCACACCTCGGGCGGCCACGACGCCTCGGGAACGTACCCGCTGGGGACGACCACGGTGACCTTCGTCGCCACCGACAGCGCCGGCCAGCAGACCTCGTGCCACACCGCCGTCACCGTGCGCGACACAGTCCCACCGGTCCTCACGGTGGTCGCGAGCCCGACCGTGCTGTGGCCGCCGAACCACAGGATGGTGACCGTCGACGACACCGTGGTCGCGACGGACGCGTGCGATCCGAGCCCGGCGATCCTGCTCGTGGCGGCGAGCTCGAGCGAGTCCGATGACGCGCTGGGTGGCGGGGACGGCAGCACCACCGACGATGTCCAGGGCGCTTCCGTCGGCACCCCCGACGTGTCGATCCTGCTCCGCGCGGAGCGCGACGGCCAGGGGTCGGGGCGCGTCTACACCCTGACTTATCGGGCGTCCGACGGCTCGGGGAACGCGACCCAAGCGTCCTCGACGGTCACGGTGCCGCACGACATGAGAGATGTGGCGGTGGAGCCTCTGAACCTGGTCCTGTCGGGGCGTGACAGCACCACCGTCCTCTGGGGCCCGGTGGAGGGCGCCCAGCACTACGACGTGATCCGGGGCGACCTGGCGAACCTGAGGGTCATCGGCTCGAGCATCGACCTCGGCCAAGTGGTCTGCATCGACCACGCCACCACGAGCACGACGACCGCCGGCCACGAGGACACGGCGATGCCGGCGCCCGGGCACGTGTTCTTCTACGCGGTGCAGTACTTCGACGGGATCGAGAACAGCTCCTACGGCTCGGAATCGGCCGGGGAGGCCCGCGTCGTCCAGCCCGGCAACGGGGATTGCCCTTGACGGCGCCCAGAGGGTCGGAGCTTCGCCTTCACCCTTCCGAAGGGATCCGGCGGCTCCCGGAGAGAAGCCGGGGAGGGGGAGATTGAAGCTCCGGCCCGTTCTGGACGCCGCTTCGGCGGGCATGCTATAGTCGGCGCCCCTGGATCCATCACCCCATCGCAGCGCGGATCGGCGCCGGAACTTGCCTGTAGATGGACCTTTCACCTGAGTTGAGCGTGCCCTCGTCCTCGTCGCAGCGGTCCCACCGTGCAGGCGAGCGAGGAGAGGTGTCGCCGGACGGGAGGCCTTATGCCTGAAGGTCGGCCGCGAGGACGTCGAGGTCACGGCGGCGGAGGGCGCGATGCGCGCGACAACGGCCGCCGCTCCCACCCGAACGAGGTGAGCGAGGAGGTCGCCGCTCCGCCCGCCGACGGCGGGGAGATTCCCGAAGAGATCGCCCCGGCCCCGGAGGAGGGCGTCGACGATCGCGCCATCGACCTGAACTCCCTCTACCGGATGACGAACCAGGCCCTGACCGCGGCCGCCCGGCGGCTCAACGTCTCGGGAGCCGCGGGGATGCGCAAGCAGGACCTGATCTTCGAGATCATGAAGGCGCAGTCGGAGAAGAGCGGCCTCGTGTTCGCGGAGGGGGTGCTCCAGATCCTCCAGGACGGCTACGGCTTTCTCCGCCACCCGGATTACAACTACCTTCCGGGTCCGGACGACATCTACGTCTCTCCCTCCCAGATCAAGCGGTTCGGCCTCGTCACCGGCGACACCGTCTCGGGCCAGGTCCGCCCGCCGAAGGAGGACGAGAACTACTTCGCGCTGATCAAGGTGCTCGCGGTCAACTTCGACGATCCCGAGAAGCTCCGCGACCGGATCTTCTTCGACAACCTGACGCCCCTCTACCCCCTCGAGCGCCTGAGGCTCGAGACGGGGCCCGAGAACATGTCGGGCCGGATCATGGATCTCCTCACCCCGATCGGGAAGGGGCAGCGCGGCCTGATCGTGTCCCCCCCCCGCACCGGCAAGACCATGCTCCTCCAGTCGATCGCGAACTCGGTCACCAAGAACCACCCCGAGGTCTTCCTGATCGTCCTCCTGATCGACGAGCGCCCCGAGGAGGTCACCGACATGCAGCGCTCGGTGGCCGGGGAGGTCGTGGCGTCCACGTTCGACGAGCCGGCGCAGCAGCACGTCCACGTGGCCGAGATGGTCATGGAGAAGGCGAAGCGGCTCGTCGAGCACAAGAAGGACGTGGTGATCCTGCTCGACTCGATCACCCGCCTCGCCCGGGCCTACAACACCGTCCAGCCGCCGTCGGGGAAGGTGCTGTCGGGCGGCATCGACGCCAACGCCCTCCAGCGCCCCAAGCGGTTCTTCGGCGCCGCGAGGAACATCGAGGAGGGCGGCGCCCTGACCATCATCGCCACCGCGCTGATCGACACCGGCTCCCGGATGGACGACGTGATCTTCGAGGAGTTCAAGGGAACCGGCAACATGGAGCTGCACCTCGACCGGAAGCTCACCGACCGGCGGGTGTTCCCGTCCATCGACCTCGAGCGCTCGGGGACGCGGAAGGAGGAGCTCCTGATGCCGAAGGACCAGCTGAACAAGGTCTGGATCCTGAGGAAGATCCTGAGCCAGATGTCCACGGTCGAGGCGATGGAGCTCCTCATCGACAAGCTCTCGAAGAGCAAGTCGAACGAGGACTTCCTGATGATGATGCAGCAGCCGAGCTCGTAGCCCGGCGGGTCACCCGATCCCGGCGAGGCTCAGCCGGCGCTTCCAGCCGGGGCGCAACGAGCCCAGGATTCGCGCGGCGCGCTCGCGGCCCGCCGTCCCCTCCGCCACCAGTTCCTGGGCCTCCGAGCGTGCTGCCTCGAGCAGCACCGGGTCCCGGAGCACGACCGCCAGGAACTGCAGGTCCGTCATCCCGTGCTGCTGCGTGCCGAAGACCGCCCCCGGCCCGCGGATCTCGAGGTCCTTCTCGGCGATCCTGAACCCGTCGTTCGATTCCGCCATGACCGCGAGCCGCTCCCTCGCCTCGCGGCCCGGCGCCCCCTCGCCGACCATCAGGATGCAGTAGGACCGGGAGGCCCCGCGGCCGACCCGCCCGCGGAGCTGGTGGAGCTGCGAGAGGCCGAACCGCTCCGCGTGCTCGACGATCATCACGCTGGCGTTGGGCACGTCGACCCCGACCTCGATCACCGTGGTCGCCACCAGGACCCCGATCTCCCCCGCCGCGAACGACCGCATCGCCGCGTCCTTCTCGTCCCCCTTCAACCGGCCGTGGAGCAGGCCGACGCGAAGGTCGGGGAGCACCTTCTCCCTCAGGACGGCGGCGAAGGCGGTCGCCGCCTTGAGGTCGCTCTTCTCGCTCTCCTCGACCAGCGGGACCACGACGTAGACCTGCCGTCCCGCGAGGACTTCCTTCCGGACCCCCTGATAGACCTTCTCCCGGTCCTCGTCGCCGCGGATCAGCGTCTTCACCGGCGTCCGGCCGGGCGGCATCTCGTCGATCACCGAGAGGTCGAGGTCGCCGTAGAGCGTGAGCGCCAAGGAGCGCGGGATCGGCGTGGCGGTCATCACCAGGACGTCGGGCCGCGCTCCCTTGCCCGCCAGCGCGGCGCGCTCCAGGACGCCGAAGCGATGCTGCTCGTCCACGACCACGAGGCCGAGCCTCTCGAACTCGACCCCGGGCTCGAACAGCGCGTGCGTCCCCACCACGAGGTCGATCGCTCCCGTCCTCAGCCCCTCGAGCGTCCGCCGGCGCGCGGCGGCGCCGACGGATCCCGTGAGCAGCCCGCGCCGGTAGCCGGCCCCCGCGGGGTCGAGCAGCCGGGAGAGGTTCCGGTAGTGCTGGTCCGCGAGGATCTCGGTGGGAACCATGAGCGCCCCCTGGTAGCCGTTCTCGACGGCGACGAGGAGGGTGAGGAGCGCCACGATCGTCTTTCCCGACCCGACGTCCCCCTGGAGCAGCCGGTTCATCGGGTGGGGCGACCTCAAGTCCGCCCCGATCTCCCTCAGGACGCGCTTCTGGGCCAGAGTGAGCCGGAACGGGAGGAGCCGCGCCAGCTTGGTCCGGAGCGCGTCGGGGACCTCGTAGGAGATCCCTCGCGCCTCCGCCTCGAGGCCGCGCTTCCTCACGGCCAGCGCCAGCTGGAGCAGGAAGATCTCCTCGAAAGCGAGCGTTCGCTGCGCGGGGGTCGTCCGGGATGCCAGCGCGTCGAGCCCGGTGTCGGGCGAAGGGAAGTGGACCGTGAGGAGCGCGCGGAGCCGGTCGACGAGGCCGTGGCGCGCGGCGATCGCGGCGGGGACCGGTCCGCCGAGCGGCGGCTCGAGCTGCTCCAGCGCGCGATGGATGAGGCTCCGCTGCATGCGCGACGAGAGGTCGGCGAGCTTTCGGTACACCGGCACGATCCGGCCGGTGTGGATCCCCTCCGCGTCCTCGGCGTCGAGGAACTCGTAGTCCGGGTTCTCGAGGATCACCTCGCGGCCGTACCGGTCGAGCGAGGCCCGGCCGAAGATCACGGCCCGGCGCCCTTCGACGAACAGGCGGTCGAGGTACGGCTGGTTGTACCAGACCGCGCGGATCGATCCGCTGTCGTCTTCGAGCGTGGCCTCGAAGATCGTGAATCCGGGACGCCTCGTCCGGATCAGCCGGCTCCGGGCGACCTTGACCGCGAGCGTCGTCTCGGATGCGCCCGGCAGGAGCGCCGCGATCCGCGCGAAGGCCCTCCGGTCCTCGTACCGGAACGGGAGCACGTACAGGAGATCCTCGACCGTCTCGAGGCCGCCCTCCTTGAGTCGCTCCGCGCGGCGGGGCCCGACGCCCTTGAGGTACCGGAGTTCCGTGTCGACGTTCACCATCGGCGCGATTATAAGGAAGGATCGGCGGGAACCGGCCGCCCCTCGCTCGCCGCCAGGACGATCCCCGCGACGATGAGGATCGCGCCCCCGTAGAACGCCGGCCCGGGGATCTCGCGGAACAGCACCGCGGCGTACACGGTGGCCAGGACCGGCTCGCCGAGGATCGCCATGTTCACGGTGAACGCCGGGAGGCGCCGCACGCTCCAGTTCAGGAGACCGTGGCCCGTCAGGTGCGGCCCGGCGGCCAGCAGGAGCAGCCAGCCCCAGGTCGCCGAGGGGTAACCGGTGAGCCTCGCCCCCCCGGCCCAGGCGAGGCCGAGGAGCGTCGCCGCGGAGACCGAGTTCACCAGCAGGAGGTAGCGGGGAAAGCCGATCCGCTCCCGCACGCGCCGCCCGATCATGAAGTAGGCGGAAGCCGTCACGGCGCCGGCCAGGGCCAGGAGGTCGCCCCAGAGCGCCCGGCCGCCCACGGCGAGATCCCCCCCCGCGAGCACCGCCGTCCCCGAGAGGGCGAGCACCATCGCGGCGATCCCCCGCCCTCCCGGCCGCTCCCTCAGGAAGTACGGCCCCAGTGCCGCGGTGAACGCCGGCTGCGTCGTGACGATGACCACCGACGAAGCGATCGACGTGAATCGGAGCGAGGTGATCCAGGTGGCGAAGTGCAGCGCCAGGAGGACCCCCGCCGCGGCCGCGAGACCATAGGTGCGGGCCGAGACCGGCGCGCTCCTCGAGAGCGCCCACGGCAGGAGGAGCGCCACGGAGAACAACAGCCGGTAGAACGCGATCCCGAGGCTCGGGGCGTCCGAGAGCCGCACGAGGATCGAGGCCCAGGACACCGCGCCCACCGCCACCGCGAGCGCCACCGCGGCGGGAAGCGAGCCGCTCCGATCCCGGCTCATGACCGGGCGCGGAGCGCGCCTCGCGTGAGCAGGGTGCAGATCGCCTCGGCGAGGTCCGCGTCCGGCAGCGGGCTCTCGTCCAACATGGCCTGCACGGCGGCGCCCCCCTTGGCGCGCGCCATGACGTCGAACTCCGCCGCGGTGATCTCGTGCGCGTCGAGCCTCATGCGCGCCTCGGGTGCGAGGTCGAGCACCGTCTCGCCGGACGGGATCAGCTCGCGCCAGCGATTCCACTCGTCGAGGGAGACGAGTCCGTCCATCAGGGCGTTGGCCGCGGGAGAGGTGATGCTCCGCTCGCCGGCGCCCCCCTCGCGGGGGAGGACCCGGAACAGCGCGGACGGCCATCCGAGCATCCGGTAGAGCGCCTTGCTCCCCGTCGCCCGGCGGCATTCCGCGTGCACCATCTCGCCGTCCTCGAAGACGATCCGTCCCTCCTCGGCCCCCTGCCGGAGGTGCACGACCCCGTCCTTGTGGTTCAGGGCCAGGATCTGGAGCAGGTCGGAGATCGCCAGGTGCTCTCCCGAGCCGGCAAGGAGCGCGTCCCCTCCGCGGCGCGCGTCCTCGAGCGCGCGGCGGCGATCGAGGAGCCGCTCGACCCTCGCGTGCAGCTCCTCGACCGCGAACGGCTTGACGATGTAGTCGTCCGCCCCCAGATGGAATCCTCGAAGCCGCTTCGGCAGCTCCGACTCGACGGTCAGGAAGACGAACGGCACCTCGGCCGTCTCGGGCAGGCGGCGCACCGCCTCGAAGAGCTCCCAGCCGTCCATGACCGGCATCAGGATGTCCGCGACGATCACGTCCGGCACCCACCCGGCCAATCGCAGGAGCGCCTCCCTGCCGTCCGACGCTTCCGCGATCTCGAACCCGCGGGACGCGAAGAAGTCCCGGACCATCCGGAGGATGAGACGGCTGTCGTCCACCACCAGCAGGCGGTTCGGCCGGACCTTCTCCGCGTCGGGCGGCATCATCGGACGTGGTCGATCAGCTCGTTCAAGGAGGGCGTGGTCTTCGAGATGTCGTCGTGGATTCGCCCGGCGCGGGCCACGTCGTCGAGGCGCGCGACCAGGGTGGGGTCGAACTGCGATCCCGCGAACTTGCGGATCTCGGCCAGGGCGTCGCCGACCGACATCCCCTTTCGGTAGATGCGGTCGGTGGTCATCGCGTCGAACGCGTCGCCGATGAGGATCAGGCGTCCCGCCAGCGGGATCTGCTCCCCCTTGAGCCCGTCGGGGTAGCCCGAGCCGTCCCAGTACTCGTGGTGGTGCCTGATCCCCGGGATCACCTCGGCGAGCGCGGGGATGTGGGCCAGGAGCTTCGCCCCGGCCAGCGGGTGAGTCTTCATGACCTCGAACTCCGCCTTGTCGAGCCGTTGCGGCTTCTTGAGGATGTCGTCCGGGATGGCGATCTTCCCGACGTCGTGGAGGATCCCGGACAGCAGCAGCGGCTCCATCCGCTCCCGCGGCAGCCCCAGCTCCTGGGCCACCAGGAGGCCGATCCGGGCGACCCTGAGGGAATGGCCGTGGGTGTAGGCGTCCTTGGCGTCCACCGCGCTCGCCATGGACACGATGATGCTGAGGAACATCGAGCGCACGTCGCGCTCGAGCCGGGCGTTCTCGATGAAGATCGCCGCCTGCGAGGCCAGCGCGTAGAGCAGCTTCTGGTCGTTGGCCGAGAAGCGGCGCTTCCGCGCTTCGAGCTCGATCTCGATCCCTCCGGTGAGCCTCTCCTTGGCCACCATCGGGACGAACACGGAGTTCCGGCTCGAGTCCTCGTACATGCGGATCCCGAGGGGCGCGTCCGGCGCGTCCGGGGCCAGCAGCGGTAGCTTGTCCGAGATCCGGAACCGATCGCCGTGCCGCGGGCCGGCCTGGCCGTCGTACCCCTGCACCCCCTTGACCTCGAGGTCGCCCCGCTCCGGATCGAAGAGCAGGATGGAGCCGCGGCGCGCCTGCACGGCCACCAGGGCCTGGCGCAGGATGATGTCCACCTCGTCGTCCACCTTGAAGGGCGACGTGATGGCCGATCCGATGCCGAAGAGCATCTCGAGATAGAACTGGCCGAGCCGCCGGCTGCTCTCGATCGCGTCCCTCACCCTCAGCGTCGTCCGGAGCCTCGCCAGGAGCTCCTTGGTGAAGAACGGCTTGGTGAGGTAGTCGTCGGCCCCCGCCTCGAACCCCGCGAGCTTGTCCTTGAGCTCGTTGTGCGACGAGAGCATCACGATCGGAATGGCGCTCGTGGCCTCGACGCTCTTGATGCTCCGGCAGACCTCGTACCCGTCCATGTCCGGCAGCACCACGTCCAGGAGGATCACGTCGGGCCTCAAGTCGCGCGCCATCTCGACCGCCGTTCCGCCGGCCTCCGCCAGGTGGACCTCCCAGCCCTCCGCCTCCAGCTCCTCGCGGAGGATGCCTCGGAGCAGGTTCGAGTCGTCCACCACGAGGATGGACGGACGCTCCGATGGCGACGCGGTCGTGGGCATAGGGGATCCTTCGGCTCGCGGCAAATCCTAGGGGCGGGGTCAGGGGAAGTCAAGGAACGGGAGAGGTCTCGCCGGGCGGCGCGCGAAAAGGCACCCTCAGCGCCACGCGTACACCGCGACGATCACCGCCGCGCCCCAGAG
Proteins encoded in this window:
- a CDS encoding response regulator, coding for MPTTASPSERPSILVVDDSNLLRGILREELEAEGWEVHLAEAGGTAVEMARDLRPDVILLDVVLPDMDGYEVCRSIKSVEATSAIPIVMLSSHNELKDKLAGFEAGADDYLTKPFFTKELLARLRTTLRVRDAIESSRRLGQFYLEMLFGIGSAITSPFKVDDEVDIILRQALVAVQARRGSILLFDPERGDLEVKGVQGYDGQAGPRHGDRFRISDKLPLLAPDAPDAPLGIRMYEDSSRNSVFVPMVAKERLTGGIEIELEARKRRFSANDQKLLYALASQAAIFIENARLERDVRSMFLSIIVSMASAVDAKDAYTHGHSLRVARIGLLVAQELGLPRERMEPLLLSGILHDVGKIAIPDDILKKPQRLDKAEFEVMKTHPLAGAKLLAHIPALAEVIPGIRHHHEYWDGSGYPDGLKGEQIPLAGRLILIGDAFDAMTTDRIYRKGMSVGDALAEIRKFAGSQFDPTLVARLDDVARAGRIHDDISKTTPSLNELIDHVR
- a CDS encoding choice-of-anchor D domain-containing protein is translated as SAWSALSARTLGMDLPISIGLLTGFLHGVVNTVRGSGEVYASEYLLQIRDLAATSVAANGDDVPVLVHKRIGKGILIYFVNDPSDGVWSNPTDFAVLKQVIENALEFGPGWLAVEPRSGTVPPGERVSLEVTFDAAGLAPGDFNAAVVVRSNDPDEPEVRVPTALHVIGVPDIEVSPADLDFGQVFLGVGATRTLTVANVGTDHLTVSGIAVDEPAFAAAPGSMSLAPGQSAPLSVTFTPSAAGRVGGTLTIASDDPDEGIVRVALVGQGVTPPRIVVTPPSIADSLLEGQSETRALTIANAGGLDLHWSLGLHSEDAGLEDILAALNANYAAVTEAIPSRFDFTGGESGTSIVDGGYHMYDEGNLLGTDLGSPITYSDNLVQDNGLFGPGGRFFTRKVPGLFVLAADLGGISRFEIQGDLGADDFGVATGTVLETEVGGIVYSGYLKRVYHTLVPSVNHLVIVPKGAGISHEFSHWTNDDDHAVTGLQGTRRLFFLLFAGTDGFYVDDDAALRIMNAFLAAVPSPPLVIGPTAGTVPPSGRADVAVAIGAPWLRRGIHPFSIDVASDDPVTPRVTVPVTLTLLPDSDRDGIGDPQDNCPGTANPLQEDGDGDGFGDACDNCPVTPNPDQADANADGSGNACQPDLVLAGVRQDGGSDLTVRAWASDPQGEPLRGDIGFVDVSGGGFVLQDVGATGDCSLGYFPDPPSRKGIGYANVSLGAPYLFDLDSFLGCDDWDPDFMLAPGACDDPTGDFDVWVSLADLTLPANVCVRRLAGTPEAFTITVLDFDADSVTCKLGSFGGRTLTIPFAGRLPRESDISALAPDTAYRLEITATDGNTVPVRAQLEFLHHAESRMIINNPPRAVISVPSTTECDGPGGGRVVLDGSGSLDPDSTGGTGGDIVAFEWSEETAGSGATPLGSGPVIQVVLPRGDHTIGLRVTDSRGEFGTGAATVRVEDTLPPSLSCPGPVTLECQSSRSAWVPLPPAAASDACGVVTVTNSHTSGGHDASGTYPLGTTTVTFVATDSAGQQTSCHTAVTVRDTVPPVLTVVASPTVLWPPNHRMVTVDDTVVATDACDPSPAILLVAASSSESDDALGGGDGSTTDDVQGASVGTPDVSILLRAERDGQGSGRVYTLTYRASDGSGNATQASSTVTVPHDMRDVAVEPLNLVLSGRDSTTVLWGPVEGAQHYDVIRGDLANLRVIGSSIDLGQVVCIDHATTSTTTAGHEDTAMPAPGHVFFYAVQYFDGIENSSYGSESAGEARVVQPGNGDCP
- a CDS encoding response regulator; this translates as MMPPDAEKVRPNRLLVVDDSRLILRMVRDFFASRGFEIAEASDGREALLRLAGWVPDVIVADILMPVMDGWELFEAVRRLPETAEVPFVFLTVESELPKRLRGFHLGADDYIVKPFAVEELHARVERLLDRRRALEDARRGGDALLAGSGEHLAISDLLQILALNHKDGVVHLRQGAEEGRIVFEDGEMVHAECRRATGSKALYRMLGWPSALFRVLPREGGAGERSITSPAANALMDGLVSLDEWNRWRELIPSGETVLDLAPEARMRLDAHEITAAEFDVMARAKGGAAVQAMLDESPLPDADLAEAICTLLTRGALRARS
- the rho gene encoding transcription termination factor Rho, with translation MPEGRPRGRRGHGGGGRDARDNGRRSHPNEVSEEVAAPPADGGEIPEEIAPAPEEGVDDRAIDLNSLYRMTNQALTAAARRLNVSGAAGMRKQDLIFEIMKAQSEKSGLVFAEGVLQILQDGYGFLRHPDYNYLPGPDDIYVSPSQIKRFGLVTGDTVSGQVRPPKEDENYFALIKVLAVNFDDPEKLRDRIFFDNLTPLYPLERLRLETGPENMSGRIMDLLTPIGKGQRGLIVSPPRTGKTMLLQSIANSVTKNHPEVFLIVLLIDERPEEVTDMQRSVAGEVVASTFDEPAQQHVHVAEMVMEKAKRLVEHKKDVVILLDSITRLARAYNTVQPPSGKVLSGGIDANALQRPKRFFGAARNIEEGGALTIIATALIDTGSRMDDVIFEEFKGTGNMELHLDRKLTDRRVFPSIDLERSGTRKEELLMPKDQLNKVWILRKILSQMSTVEAMELLIDKLSKSKSNEDFLMMMQQPSS
- a CDS encoding DMT family transporter codes for the protein MSRDRSGSLPAAVALAVAVGAVSWASILVRLSDAPSLGIAFYRLLFSVALLLPWALSRSAPVSARTYGLAAAAGVLLALHFATWITSLRFTSIASSVVIVTTQPAFTAALGPYFLRERPGGRGIAAMVLALSGTAVLAGGDLAVGGRALWGDLLALAGAVTASAYFMIGRRVRERIGFPRYLLLVNSVSAATLLGLAWAGGARLTGYPSATWGWLLLLAAGPHLTGHGLLNWSVRRLPAFTVNMAILGEPVLATVYAAVLFREIPGPAFYGGAILIVAGIVLAASEGRPVPADPSL
- the recG gene encoding ATP-dependent DNA helicase RecG — its product is MVNVDTELRYLKGVGPRRAERLKEGGLETVEDLLYVLPFRYEDRRAFARIAALLPGASETTLAVKVARSRLIRTRRPGFTIFEATLEDDSGSIRAVWYNQPYLDRLFVEGRRAVIFGRASLDRYGREVILENPDYEFLDAEDAEGIHTGRIVPVYRKLADLSSRMQRSLIHRALEQLEPPLGGPVPAAIAARHGLVDRLRALLTVHFPSPDTGLDALASRTTPAQRTLAFEEIFLLQLALAVRKRGLEAEARGISYEVPDALRTKLARLLPFRLTLAQKRVLREIGADLRSPHPMNRLLQGDVGSGKTIVALLTLLVAVENGYQGALMVPTEILADQHYRNLSRLLDPAGAGYRRGLLTGSVGAAARRRTLEGLRTGAIDLVVGTHALFEPGVEFERLGLVVVDEQHRFGVLERAALAGKGARPDVLVMTATPIPRSLALTLYGDLDLSVIDEMPPGRTPVKTLIRGDEDREKVYQGVRKEVLAGRQVYVVVPLVEESEKSDLKAATAFAAVLREKVLPDLRVGLLHGRLKGDEKDAAMRSFAAGEIGVLVATTVIEVGVDVPNASVMIVEHAERFGLSQLHQLRGRVGRGASRSYCILMVGEGAPGREARERLAVMAESNDGFRIAEKDLEIRGPGAVFGTQQHGMTDLQFLAVVLRDPVLLEAARSEAQELVAEGTAGRERAARILGSLRPGWKRRLSLAGIG